CGCTCGGGACGTATCGGCAGGACCAATTCGCCGATTCCCCCGTCGTCCTCATGATCGTCCGCGCGGCGCCACCCGTCGCGGCCAAGGCGCTCGAGCGGCCGGAAGCTGCGCTTGTACGCCATGCGGGGCGAGCCTTCGACCCAATAGCCGAGGTAGACGTAAGGCAGGCCGGCGCGCGCTGCGCGAATGATATGGTCGAGGATGATGAAGGTCCCGAGGCCCTTGCGCGCGTCCGGGGCGACATCGAAGAAGCTGTAGATCATCGATAGGCCATCGGCCTGCTGGTCGCTGAGGCAGGCGCCGACCAGCCGGCCCGGTCGCCCGTTGACCGACGGCTCGCGATATTCGACGACATAGGTGCGCACCGGCGTCTGCTCGACCATGTCGGCGAAATCGCTTTCGTCCATTTCCGCCATTCCGCCGCCGGGATGGCGCGCGGCGAGATAGCGGCGGAGCAGCGCATATTGCTCCTCGGTCGTCCACGGCTTGCACGCGGTGACTTCAAGGTCGGCGTGGCGCCGCATCAGCTTGCGCTGCGTGCCGTTGGCGACGAATTCCGACGCGAGCACGCGCACCGAAACGCAGGCCGAGCAGTCGATGCAGCTGGGACGGTAAGCGACCGACTGGCTGCGGCGAAAGCCGATCCGGCCGAGTGCTTCATTAAGCTCCGACGCGTGGCGGCCGCTCAGTTCGGTAAAGACCTTCCGTTCGACCTTGCCCGGGAGATACGGGCACGGGCTCGGGTTCGTTACGAAGAACTTGGGAAAGCGGAACGGTGCGCTCACCCGGCGACCCCTTGCATGGTTACGACTCTCTTTATGCGGCTGGTAAACGCCAATGAAAAGACTTGGCCGCACACAAACAGGGTTAACGCGGGCTTTGTCCCTAACGAGGACAGCGCCGGATCAGTCTAGCGAGGCGCGCTCGACCTTGAAACCGACCGCCTCAAGCCGCGAGACGACGTCGTCGATCGCCTTGGCGTCGCGAGCTTCGCATTCGACTTCAATGACCGTGTCCTTGGCCGGCAAGCTTGTGAAGATGCGGCTGTGGTTGGTCTCGATAATGTTGACGCCGGCTTCGTGGAATTGCTGCGTGATGAGCGCCAGCGCGCCCGGCCGGTCTTCAGCGGCGACTCGCAGGCGCGCGATGCGCCCCTGGCGGACAAGGTCACGGACGAGGACGTTGGCGAGGAGATGCGTGTCGATGTTGCCGCCGCACAGGATTGTCGCGACCTTCTTGCCCGCGAACCGCTTGGGGTCGGACAAGATCGCGGCCAGGCCTGCAGCCCCCGCCCTTCGACCACCGTCTTTTCGATCCCCACAAGCATCGCCACTGCGCGCTCAAGGTCGCGTTCGGGAACAAGCATGATGTCGTCGAGCAGTTCTCGCAGGATTCGCGAGGTGAGCTGGCCAGGCGCCTTGACGGCAATGCCCTCGGCCAGCGTGTCGCCGCCGAGCGGCAACTGGCAGCCGTCGACCGCGCATTTCATTGAAGGATAGAGCTCGGCTTCGACCCCGATCAGCTCAATCCCCGGCTTGAGCGCTCGCGCCGCGATCGACACGCCGGACATGAGCCCGCCGCCGCCGATCGGCACGACGATCGTATCGAGATCTGGCGCGTCCTCGAGCATTTCGAGGCCCAATGTCCCCGCCCCGGCGACGATCTGCGCGTCGTCGAAAGGGTGGACGAAATGAAAGCCCTGCTCGAGCGAAAGTTCGCGCGCGCGCGCATAGGCATCGTCGAACATCGGGCCGTGCAGGATGACCTTAGCGCCGTGGCTTTCGGTCTGCGTGACTTTGATCGTCGGTGTCGGCTCGGGCATGACAATGGTCACCGGAATGCCGAGGCGCTTACCGTGATACGCGACCGCTTGCGCATGGTTGCCGGCCGACGCCGCGATGACGCCCTTCGAACGCTCCTCCTCGGTCAGCTGGAGCAATTTGTTGAGCGCGCCGCGTTCCTTGTAGGCAGCAGTAAATTGCAAATTCTCGAACTTCAGCCAGATCTCCGCGCCGACGATCTCGGACAATGTCCGGCTGACCAGCATCGGCGTGCGAACGACATTGCCTTCGATCCGCGCCGCCGCGCCGCGAATATCGTCGATGGTCGGCGGCTGCTGCTGCATCGCGGCACGGCCTAGCGGTTCAAGGACGCGCAAACAATGCTATGCGCCGGTCATGAACAGGGCCCTCATCGCACTCGCCGCCGCGTTTTTTTCCACGACCGCTTATGCCGACACGCTCGTGACCAATGTCCAGGGCGTCCAGGTCGGCGCGGACGGGCAGCTGGAACGGTTCAGCGGCCTGGTCATCGGCCGCGACGGCAAGGTGCGCACGGTGCTCACGGGACCTCCGCCGCCGATGGCGTTCGAAAGCACGATCGACGGCAAGGGACACACGCTGCTGCCCGGGCTGATCGATGCGCACGGCCATGTCATGGGGCTTGGCACAGCGGCGATCCAGCTCGACCTCGTCGGCACGACGTCGCTGCAGGATTTGCAAGCGCGGCTGCGCGGACATGCGGCGGCAAATCCCAAGGATCCGTGGATCATCGGGCGCGGCTGGAACCAGGAGTTGTGGCCCGACAAGCGTTTCCCGATCGCCGCCGATCTCGACGCCATGGTCGCTGACCGACCGGTGGTGCTCGAGCGCGTCGACGGCCATGCAGTCATCGTCAACAGCGCGGCACTGCGGGCCGCGGGGATCACGTCCGCAACCGCCGATCCCACTGGCGGCAAGATCGAGCGCGGCGCGGATGGCGCGCCTACGGGACTGCTGGTCGATGCCGCGGCATCGCTGGTGAAAACGCCCCCGCTCACCGCCGAGCAGCGCAGGCAGGCACTTGCCAAGGCACAGGAAGCGCTCCTGTCGGTCGGTGTCACCGCTGCCGCCGACATGGGTACAAGCCGAGACGATTGGGCGCTGTTCTTCGCCGCGGGCGGCGCAAAGACGCTGAACCTGCGGATCATGGCCTATGCATTCGGGCTGGAGAATTCGCCGAGCGCGCCGACACCCTGGCTGTTCAGCGACCGGCTGCAGATGGGTGGCGTTAAATTGTACGACGACGGGGCGCTGGGATCGCGCGGCGCGTGGCTGAAGCAGCCTTACGCCGACAAACCCGACACGCGCGGCCTGCAGTTCCTCACCGACAAGCAGATTAGCGACCAGGCGAATGAAGCGGCGCGGCGCGGTTTCCAGTTGGCGATCCACGCGATCGGCGACGCCGCCAATGCGCAGGTCATCACGACCTATGAAAGATTGGCGAAAACCTATGGCCGCGACGGCCGCTGGCGGATCGAGCATTTCCAGATCGCCGACCCCAGGGACATCGGCCGCCTGGCGCCTGCGGGGATCATCGCGTCGATGCAGCCGACGCACCAGACGAGCGACCGGACGATGGCCGAAGCGCGGCTAGGGCCAAACCGTCTGGCTGGCGCTTACGCCTGGCAAACGGTGCTAAAGAGCGGCGCGAAACTCGCCTTTGGGTCCGACTTCCCGGTCGAATCACCCAACCCCTTTCCCGGCCTCGCCGCGGCAATCAGCCGCGAGGACATGAATGGGCAGCCGCCGGGCGGGTGGATCCCCGCCGAGAAGCTGACCTTTGCGCAGGCGCTTCACGCGTTCACGCGCGGTGCGGCTTATGCCGGCTTTGCGGAGAGCAAGATCGGCGCGCTCGAGCCGGGGCGGTGGGCCGACTTCATCATCGTCAACCGCGACGTCAGCACGGTCGATGCGCAGGCGCTGGCGCGGACCCAGGTGCTGCAGACGTGGGTCGCGGGCAAGAAGGTGTGGGAGCGACCGGCGAGCGGCGAGCGCGGCGACTAGTCGAGGTTCGGACGCAGCCAGCGCCGCGCCTCGTCGACCTCGACATCGCGGCGCGCGGCATAGTCGGCCAGCTGGTCTTCTCCGATGCGGGCGACGCCGAAATATTGGCTGTCGCGGTGGCCGAAGTAAAAGCCCGACACCGCCGAGGTCGGCAACATCGCGAAATTCTCGGTCAGGCTGACCTCGCCCGGCGCGCCGCCAAGCATGTCGAACAGGATCGGCTTCAAGCTGTGGTCGGGGCACGCCGGATAGCCCGGCGCGGGACGAATGCCCTGGTAGCTTTCGCGGATCAGGTCGGCGTTGGAGAAATGCTCGTCGGCATAGCCCCACAGCCGCTTGCGCACCTTGGCGTGGAGCACTTCGGCAAAACTTTCGGCGAGGCGGTCGGCAAGCGCCTTCAGTAGGATGTCCGAATAATCGTCATTCTCCGCCTTGAACCGCGCGAGGTGCGGCTCGAGCCCGTGGATGCCGACCGCGAAGCCGCCGATCCAATCCTCGCCCTCGGGATTGATGAAGTCGGCCAGGCACATGTTCGCCCGCCCCTCGCGCTTGCGCACCTGCTGGCGGAGGAAGGGAATGCGCGTCCAGTCATTGCCCGCAAGCACGAGCACGTCGTCACCCTCGCGCTTGCAGCGCCATAGCCCGACCGTGCCCTTTGGCGTCAGCCAGCGCTCGGCGATGATGCGATCGAGCATGGCTTGTGCGTCGTCGAACAGGCTTCGCGCACTGTCGCCGACGATCGGGTCGTCGAGAATTCCCGGGTACGTTCCAGCCAGCTCCCACGCGCGGAAGAATGGCGTCCAGTCGATCGACGCGCGCAGATCCTTGAGCGGCCATTCGCCATATTGGTGCAGGCCGGGATGCTGCGGCACGGGCGCCTGGCCTGTGGGATCGAAAGCGAAGCTGTTGGCGCGCGCCTCGTCGATCGGCGCCAGTTCACTGTGCCCGCTGCGCGCGCGCGACTTGCGCAATTTGTCATAATCATCGGCGGTACTGGCGATCAGCGGTTCGCGCTGCGTGTCCGATACCAAGCTCGACGCAACGCCGACTGCGCGACTGGCGTCGAGGACGTGAATCACGGGCCCGTCGTAGGCCTCGTCGATGCGCAACGCTGTGTGTGCCTTGCTGGTGGTCGCGCCGCCGATCAGCAGCGGCATCGCCATGCCCGCGCGCTGCATCTCGCCTGCGACCGTCACCATCTCGTCGAGCGAGGGGGTGATGAGGCCGCTAAGGCCGATCATGTCCGCCTTATGCTCAACCGCGGCGGCGAGGATGTCGGTCCACGGCACCATCACGCCAAGGTCGATGATCTCGAACCCGTTGCACTGCAGGACGACGCCGACGATGTTCTTGCCGATGTCGTGGACGTCGCCCTTGACGGTGGCCATCACGATCCGGCCCTTGCCCTGGGTCGCGCCGGTGCGCTCTTTCTCCTCCTCGATGAAGGGGATGAGGTGGGCGACCGCCTTCTTCATCACGCGCGCCGATTTGACGACTTGCGGCAGGAACATCTTGCCCGATCCGAACAGGTCGCCGACGACGTTCATGCCGTCCATCAGCGGGCCTTCGATGACCTCGATCGGCCGCGCGAATTGCTGGCGCGCTTCCTCGGTGTCGGCGACGATGTCGAGGTCGATGCCCTTGACCAAAGCGTAGGACAGCCGCTCGGCAACGGGCAGCGAGCGCCATTCCGCCGCGGCCTTTTCGGCCACTTCGTCGGTGCCGCGGAAGCGTTCCGCGAGCGTGACCAATCGCTCGGTCGCATCGTCACGCCGGTCGAGGATGACGTCTTCGCACGCGTCGCGCAGCTCGGGATCGATGGCGTCGTAGACGTCGAGCTGGCCGGCGTTGACGATCGCCATGTCGAGGCCCGCGGGGATCGCGTGGTAGAGAAAGACGCTGTGCATCGCGCGGCGCACGGGCTCGTTGCCGCGGAACGAGAAGCTGAGGTTGCTGAGGCCGCCGCTGATGTGGACCCCGGGGCAGCGCCGGCGGATTTCGCTCGCAGCCTCGATGAAATCGAGCGCGTAGCGGCGGTGCTCGTCGATGCCGGTGGCGACCGCGAAAATGTTGGGATCGAAGATGATGTCGTGCGCTTCGAAGCCGTCGGCGACGAGGAGTTTGTAGGCGCGCTCGCAAATGTCGACCTTGCGCTGCGCGGTGTCGGCTTGGCCGGTTTCGTCGAACGCCATGACGACCGCGGCGGCGCCGTAACGGCGGCATTTGCGCGCGACGTCGAGGAACAGGGCCTCGCCTTCCTTAAGCGAGATCGAATTGACGATCGGCTTGCCCGACACGCATTTCAGGCCCGCCTCGATCACGCTCCATTTTGAGCTGTCGATCATCACCGGGACGCGCGCGATGTCGGGCTCGGCGGCGATGCGCTTCAAAAAGGTCGTCATCGCCAGCTCGCTGTCGAGCAGCGCCTCGTCCATGTTGACGTCGACGATCTGCGCGCCGTTCTCGACCTGCTCGCGCGCGACCGCGACCGCCGCGTCATAGTCGCCGGCGAGGATCAGCTTCTTGAATTTGGCCGATCCGGTGACGTTGGTACGCTCGCCGATATTGACGAAACGCGCGCCGGCGCTTGCTACCCCCTCCCCGTTCGTGTCGAGCGAAGTCGAGACACGTCCCTCGACTTCGCTCGGGACGAACGGTGCGGTGGGTGCAGCCGCCTGTTCGCTCACGCGGCAATGACCATCGGCTCGAGCCCGGCGAGCACGGTGTGCGCTGGCGCCTGCGGGATCGCCCGCGGCAACTGATTCTGCGCCGCCTTGGCGATCGCCGCGATATGCGCCGGCGTCGTGCCGCAGCAGCCGCCGACGAGGTTGACCAGCCCGTCGTCGATCCAGTCGCGCACTTGGGCGGCGGTTTCCTGGGCGGCTTCGTCATACTCGCCAAGCTCGTTGGGCAGGCCGGCATTGGGATAGGCCATGACCAAAGTGTCGGCGGTGGCAGCAAGCGCCGCGAGGTGCGGGCGGAGCTGCGCCGCGCCGAACGAGCAATTGAGTCCGATCGTCAGCGGCCGCGCATGGCGAACGCTCGCCCAGAAGGCTTCGACAGTGTGACCGGACAAGTTGCGGCCAGACAGATCGGTCAACGTCATCGAGATCATCAACGGCAGTTCGCAGCCCAGCGCTTGTTCGGCCTCCAGCCCGGCCATGATCGCGGCTTTGGCGTTGAGCGTGTCGAACACGGTTTCGATCAGGATGAAATCGACCCCGCCCTCGACCAGCGCGTCGATCTGCTCGCGGTAGACCGATTTCACCGTGTCGAAATCGACCTCGCGAAACGCGGGATCGTTGACGTCGGGTGAGAGCGACAGGGTCTTGTTGGTCGGCCCGAGCGCGCCCGCCACCCACATCGGCCGCTTCTGTTGGTCGGCAACGTCGCGCGTGATCCGCGCGGCTTCGCGATTGATGCGCGCAACCAATGCCTCGGCACCGTAATCGGCCTGGCTGATGCGGTTGGCATTGAAGGTGTTGGTCGCGAGCACGTCAGCGCCGGCCGCGGCGAAGCTTTCGCAGATGCGCTTCACCACCCCCGGCTGGGTAATGTTGAGCAAATCGTTGTTGCCGCGCTGATCCTTCGAAAGGTCGAGGCCCGCGCAATAATCCTCGCTCCGCAGCTTTTCGGCCTGGACCAAGGTACCGTAGGCGCCGTCCTTAATCAGGATCCGTTGCCGGGCATGGGCGCGAAGGGAGTCAGACGCGCTCATGCCCGTGCCCGTACGCCGAGCAGATGACAGATTGCGTAGCTTAGCTCTGCCCGGTTCAAGGTGTAGAAGTGGAAGTGACGGACGCCGCCCGCGTAAAGCTGCCCGCACAATTCGGCGGCGACGGTCGCCGCGATCAGCTGGCGCGCCGAGGGCAGATCGTCGAGCCCTTCGAACATTGCATCGAGCCATTCGGGGATGGCGGCGCCGCACGCCTGCGCGAAGCGGCGCGTGGTGGCGACGTTGGACACGGGCAGGATGCCGGGCACGATCTCCACATCGAGGCCGGCGGCGGCCGCTTCGTCGCGGAAGCGGAAGAAGCAGTCGGCGGAAAAGAAGAATTGCGTGATCGCGCGGTCTGCGCCGGCGTCGACCTTGCGCTTGAGGTTTTCGAGATCGAAGGCGCGCGACGACGAGTCCGGATGCATTTCCGGATAGGCCGCGACCGAAATGTCGAACGGTGCGACCTGCTTGAGGCCCGCGACCAGCTCGGTCGCATCGCGATAGCCCTGCGGATGCGGCTGATATTTGATGCCCGCCTCGGGCGCGTCGCCGCGCAATGCGACGATGTGGCGTACGCCGAGATCCCAATATTCCTGTGCGACTGCATCGACCTCGGCGCGGCTGGCGCCGACGCAGGTCAAGTGCGCGGCCGGAGTCAGCGGCGTTTCCTTGAGGATCCGCTCGACCGTCGCATGGGTACGCTCGCGGGTCGATCCGCCCGCGCCGTAAGTGACCGAGACGAAGCGCGGCTGCAGCGGCGCCAGCGTCTGAATCGATTCCCACAAGGTGTCCGCCATCTTGTCGGTCTTGGGCGGGAAGAATTCGAAGCTGACGGCGATGTCGCCGCGGGTCTGCGCGAACAGCGGCTCGTGGTGGCGCAGCGCCTCGATCGGCTGGCGGTTCATGCCGCCTGCCGTTGCGGGACGTCCGCCTTAGATCCGCGCCACAGGGTGACGGTCAGCTCGCCGCCGCGGAGGTGTTCGACCTGGTCCATGACGAGGCTCGACGCGGCAAACCAGCCAGCCATTGCCTCATCCTCAAAGCCGAGGCGGATGTGGGCGTCGGTGGTGCGCAATTCTTCGCGGTCGTGCGCTGCGAAATCGACAACCAGCAAGGTGCCGCCGGGCGCAAGGACGCGCGCCGCTTCGGCGATCGCGGCGGCGGGGGAATGGGCGTAGTGTAGCACCTGGTGGATGACGACGCTGTCGGCCGACGCGTCGGCCAGCGGCAGCGCATACATGTCGCCCTGCCGCAGGCTTGAGGAGATGCCCGCAGCTTCCAGCTTGACCCGTGCCAGCCGAAGCATTTCGGACGACCGATCGATGCCGATCGCCTGCGTAGCCCGCGGCCCGAGCAATTCGATCATCCGCCCGGTGCCGGTGCCGATGTCGATCAGGGTGCCCAGCGGTCTTGCCCCAAGCGCCCGGTCAATGGCGCGTTCGACATCGCTTTCGGCGACATGGAGCGAGCGGATCTGGTCCCACACCTCGGCATGGCCGGCGAAATAGCGGTTGGCAGCCTCGGCACGATCGGCGCGGATGGCGTCGATGCGCGCCGCGTCGGCCGCGAAGGAGGCGTCGGTCGCACTATCCGACCAAGCGTCGATCAACGCGAACATCGGATCGACCCGCGCTGCTTCGGCCAAGGTCAGGAACACCCAGCTGCCTTCCTTGCGGCGTTCAAGCACACCCGCATCGGCGAGAATCTTCAGGTGCCGCGACACCCGCGGCTGGCTTTGGCCGAGCACCTGCGCCAGTTCGCCCACCGACAATTCCATCACCCGCAGCAAGGCGAGGATCCGCAGACGCGTGGCGTCGGCGAGGGCCTGGAGACGGTCGGAGAGCGGAAGCATCGTCATCACGTAAGTTAAAGATATAAAGATATCTTTATATCGTCAAACCGAATGCCAAAATAATGTCTTGTGCGAGGCTAGAGATCACCGCTATTGCCGGCGGTCTGGCCCGAAGCGACTCGCGGATGGCCGAACTGACGCCTCCCCTTGGGCGTCGTTATTGGGAGTGGAAAGACTATGAAGAAGGTTGCTCTGACCGTTGCGGTCCTGTCGCTCGGCCTCGCCGCTTGCCAGGACAATGCCGCTGACAACAATGCCAGCGTCGTGAACACGATCGAGACCGAGGCCGAGGCCGACGTCAACGCCGCCAGCAACAGCGCCGATGCTGCCCTGAACGCCGCCGGCAACGAGCTGGATGCGGCCGGCAACGCGGTTGAGAACGCTGGTGAAGCGGTCGACAACGCGGCTGACAACGCAGCCAACTAAGCTTTTCGCTTCGACGAAAAGGAAGGGCCGTCCGGGCAACCGGGCGGCCCTTTTTCTATTGCCGATTGAAGTGGTACTTCGAGCGGAATGAAGATTGCCCTTCCACTCATCTGCTTGCTGGTCGCGGGTTGCCGCGATGCGCAGCCGCCGCTGCCGACACGCGACGAGGCGGCGCAATTGAATGAGGCGGAGGATTTGCTCGACCAGACGGCGAATGACGAAGGGCCGGACGCTGCGGCGGCCGACCCTTCTTTGAACAACTAGCTTCGGGCGTGCCCGGCGCGGCGTAGATCCGCGCCGTCGGTCCTGTCGCCTGATGGCGCAGGCCGTCCGGCCTTCGGCGAGTCCGGGGACTGCTAACGGCCGCTTAGCGACCGCTTCGCTGTCCCCGGCCGCCTCAGGCTAGAAGTCCATTCCGCCCATGCCGCCCATGCCGCCACCGGCCATCGCGGGGGCCGGCTTGTCGTCCGGCGCGTCGGCGATGGTGGCTTCGGTGGTGATCAGCAGGCCGGCAACCGAGGCCGCGTCCTGGAGCGCGGCGCGAACGACCTTGGTCGGGTCGATGACGCCGGCCTGGACGAGGTTCTCGTACACCTCGGTCTGGGCATTGAAGCCAAGCGTTGGATCATTGCCGTCGATCAGCTTGCCCGCGACCACCGCACCGTCATGGCCGGCGTTCTCGGCGATCTGACGCACCGGAGCCTGCAGCGAGCGACGGATGATGTCGATACCGCGGGTCTGGTCGTCATTTTCGCCCTTGAGGCCTTCGAGCGCCTTGCCGGCATAAAGCAGCGCCGTGCCGCCGCCGGGGACGATTCCTTCCTCGACCGCAGCGCGGGTGGCGTGGAGCGCGTCGTCGACACGATCCTTGCGTTCCTTGACCTCGACCTCGGACGCGCCTCCAACCTTGATCACCGCAACGCCGCCGGCCAGCTTGGCCAGCCGCTCCTGCAGCTTTTCACGGTCATAGTCGGACGTGGTGTTCTCGATCTGCTGACGGATCGCACCAACACGCGCCTCGATCGCTTCGCGGGTGCCCGCGCCGTCGACGATGGTCGTGTTGTCCTTGTCGATGGTGACGCGCTTGGCCTGGCCGAGCATGTTGACCGTGACGTTCTCCAGCTTGATGCCGAGATCTTCGCTGATCATTTCGCCGCCCGAGAGGATCGCAATGTCCTCGAGCATCGCCTTGCGGCGATCGCCGAAGCCCGGCGCCTTGACCGCCGCGACCTTGAGGCCGCCGCGCAGCTTGTTGACGACCAGAGTCGCCAGCGCTTCGCCTTCGATGTCCTCGGCGATGATGAGCAGCGGACGACCGCTCTGCACCACGGCTTCGAGGATCGGAAGCATCGCCTGCAGGTTCGACAGCTTCTTTTCGTGGATGAGGATGTAGGGGTCGCTAAGTTCGACCGACATCTTTTCCGGGTTGGTGATGAAGTAAGGCGACAAATAACCGCGGTCGAACTGCATGCCTTCGACGACGTCGAGTTCGAACTCGAGGCCCTTGGCTTCCTCGACCGTGATGACGCCTTCCTTGCCGACCTTTTCCATCGCCTCGGCGATCTTTTCGCCGACTTCGCGGTCGCCGTTGGCGGAAATGATGCCGACCTGCGCGATCTCGTTCGATCCGGCAACGGCCTTCGACCGCTCCTTGAGGTCCGCGACAACCTTGGTCACGGCGAGATCGATGCCGCGCTTGAGGTCCATCGGGTTCATGCCCGCGG
The sequence above is drawn from the Sphingomonas lutea genome and encodes:
- the metF gene encoding methylenetetrahydrofolate reductase [NAD(P)H]; this encodes MNRQPIEALRHHEPLFAQTRGDIAVSFEFFPPKTDKMADTLWESIQTLAPLQPRFVSVTYGAGGSTRERTHATVERILKETPLTPAAHLTCVGASRAEVDAVAQEYWDLGVRHIVALRGDAPEAGIKYQPHPQGYRDATELVAGLKQVAPFDISVAAYPEMHPDSSSRAFDLENLKRKVDAGADRAITQFFFSADCFFRFRDEAAAAGLDVEIVPGILPVSNVATTRRFAQACGAAIPEWLDAMFEGLDDLPSARQLIAATVAAELCGQLYAGGVRHFHFYTLNRAELSYAICHLLGVRARA
- a CDS encoding amidohydrolase, coding for MNRALIALAAAFFSTTAYADTLVTNVQGVQVGADGQLERFSGLVIGRDGKVRTVLTGPPPPMAFESTIDGKGHTLLPGLIDAHGHVMGLGTAAIQLDLVGTTSLQDLQARLRGHAAANPKDPWIIGRGWNQELWPDKRFPIAADLDAMVADRPVVLERVDGHAVIVNSAALRAAGITSATADPTGGKIERGADGAPTGLLVDAAASLVKTPPLTAEQRRQALAKAQEALLSVGVTAAADMGTSRDDWALFFAAGGAKTLNLRIMAYAFGLENSPSAPTPWLFSDRLQMGGVKLYDDGALGSRGAWLKQPYADKPDTRGLQFLTDKQISDQANEAARRGFQLAIHAIGDAANAQVITTYERLAKTYGRDGRWRIEHFQIADPRDIGRLAPAGIIASMQPTHQTSDRTMAEARLGPNRLAGAYAWQTVLKSGAKLAFGSDFPVESPNPFPGLAAAISREDMNGQPPGGWIPAEKLTFAQALHAFTRGAAYAGFAESKIGALEPGRWADFIIVNRDVSTVDAQALARTQVLQTWVAGKKVWERPASGERGD
- a CDS encoding homocysteine S-methyltransferase family protein, which produces MSASDSLRAHARQRILIKDGAYGTLVQAEKLRSEDYCAGLDLSKDQRGNNDLLNITQPGVVKRICESFAAAGADVLATNTFNANRISQADYGAEALVARINREAARITRDVADQQKRPMWVAGALGPTNKTLSLSPDVNDPAFREVDFDTVKSVYREQIDALVEGGVDFILIETVFDTLNAKAAIMAGLEAEQALGCELPLMISMTLTDLSGRNLSGHTVEAFWASVRHARPLTIGLNCSFGAAQLRPHLAALAATADTLVMAYPNAGLPNELGEYDEAAQETAAQVRDWIDDGLVNLVGGCCGTTPAHIAAIAKAAQNQLPRAIPQAPAHTVLAGLEPMVIAA
- the metH gene encoding methionine synthase, which codes for MGERTNVTGSAKFKKLILAGDYDAAVAVAREQVENGAQIVDVNMDEALLDSELAMTTFLKRIAAEPDIARVPVMIDSSKWSVIEAGLKCVSGKPIVNSISLKEGEALFLDVARKCRRYGAAAVVMAFDETGQADTAQRKVDICERAYKLLVADGFEAHDIIFDPNIFAVATGIDEHRRYALDFIEAASEIRRRCPGVHISGGLSNLSFSFRGNEPVRRAMHSVFLYHAIPAGLDMAIVNAGQLDVYDAIDPELRDACEDVILDRRDDATERLVTLAERFRGTDEVAEKAAAEWRSLPVAERLSYALVKGIDLDIVADTEEARQQFARPIEVIEGPLMDGMNVVGDLFGSGKMFLPQVVKSARVMKKAVAHLIPFIEEEKERTGATQGKGRIVMATVKGDVHDIGKNIVGVVLQCNGFEIIDLGVMVPWTDILAAAVEHKADMIGLSGLITPSLDEMVTVAGEMQRAGMAMPLLIGGATTSKAHTALRIDEAYDGPVIHVLDASRAVGVASSLVSDTQREPLIASTADDYDKLRKSRARSGHSELAPIDEARANSFAFDPTGQAPVPQHPGLHQYGEWPLKDLRASIDWTPFFRAWELAGTYPGILDDPIVGDSARSLFDDAQAMLDRIIAERWLTPKGTVGLWRCKREGDDVLVLAGNDWTRIPFLRQQVRKREGRANMCLADFINPEGEDWIGGFAVGIHGLEPHLARFKAENDDYSDILLKALADRLAESFAEVLHAKVRKRLWGYADEHFSNADLIRESYQGIRPAPGYPACPDHSLKPILFDMLGGAPGEVSLTENFAMLPTSAVSGFYFGHRDSQYFGVARIGEDQLADYAARRDVEVDEARRWLRPNLD
- the groL gene encoding chaperonin GroEL (60 kDa chaperone family; promotes refolding of misfolded polypeptides especially under stressful conditions; forms two stacked rings of heptamers to form a barrel-shaped 14mer; ends can be capped by GroES; misfolded proteins enter the barrel where they are refolded when GroES binds) → MAAKDVKFSRDARERILAGVDILANAVKVTLGPKGRNVVIDKSFGAPRITKDGVTVAKEIELKDKFENMGAQMVREVASKTNDIAGDGTTTATVLAQSIVREGMKSVAAGMNPMDLKRGIDLAVTKVVADLKERSKAVAGSNEIAQVGIISANGDREVGEKIAEAMEKVGKEGVITVEEAKGLEFELDVVEGMQFDRGYLSPYFITNPEKMSVELSDPYILIHEKKLSNLQAMLPILEAVVQSGRPLLIIAEDIEGEALATLVVNKLRGGLKVAAVKAPGFGDRRKAMLEDIAILSGGEMISEDLGIKLENVTVNMLGQAKRVTIDKDNTTIVDGAGTREAIEARVGAIRQQIENTTSDYDREKLQERLAKLAGGVAVIKVGGASEVEVKERKDRVDDALHATRAAVEEGIVPGGGTALLYAGKALEGLKGENDDQTRGIDIIRRSLQAPVRQIAENAGHDGAVVAGKLIDGNDPTLGFNAQTEVYENLVQAGVIDPTKVVRAALQDAASVAGLLITTEATIADAPDDKPAPAMAGGGMGGMGGMDF
- a CDS encoding circumsporozoite protein — protein: MKKVALTVAVLSLGLAACQDNAADNNASVVNTIETEAEADVNAASNSADAALNAAGNELDAAGNAVENAGEAVDNAADNAAN
- a CDS encoding arginyltransferase — its product is MSAPFRFPKFFVTNPSPCPYLPGKVERKVFTELSGRHASELNEALGRIGFRRSQSVAYRPSCIDCSACVSVRVLASEFVANGTQRKLMRRHADLEVTACKPWTTEEQYALLRRYLAARHPGGGMAEMDESDFADMVEQTPVRTYVVEYREPSVNGRPGRLVGACLSDQQADGLSMIYSFFDVAPDARKGLGTFIILDHIIRAARAGLPYVYLGYWVEGSPRMAYKRSFRPLERLGRDGWRRADDHEDDGGIGELVLPIRPERKRLLIDA
- a CDS encoding ArsR/SmtB family transcription factor, whose product is MLPLSDRLQALADATRLRILALLRVMELSVGELAQVLGQSQPRVSRHLKILADAGVLERRKEGSWVFLTLAEAARVDPMFALIDAWSDSATDASFAADAARIDAIRADRAEAANRYFAGHAEVWDQIRSLHVAESDVERAIDRALGARPLGTLIDIGTGTGRMIELLGPRATQAIGIDRSSEMLRLARVKLEAAGISSSLRQGDMYALPLADASADSVVIHQVLHYAHSPAAAIAEAARVLAPGGTLLVVDFAAHDREELRTTDAHIRLGFEDEAMAGWFAASSLVMDQVEHLRGGELTVTLWRGSKADVPQRQAA